A genomic region of Bombus fervidus isolate BK054 chromosome 17, iyBomFerv1, whole genome shotgun sequence contains the following coding sequences:
- the Zdhhc8 gene encoding zinc finger DHHC-type containing 8 isoform X2: MPKCDVKTRYLPATFAWTALLSTTTLFFCFPCQYYVFRWGTWVPALQGVITFFVLANFTLATFMDPGVIPKAPPDEDREDDFHAPLYKNVEINGITVRMKWCVTCKFYRPPRCSHCSVCNHCIETFDHHCPWVNNCIGRRNYRFFFFFLLSLSFHMLSIFGLCLYFVLERKQQLGEVDTIVALVLMGVVILLFIPIFGLTGFHVVLVSRGRTTNEQVTGKFNGGYNPFSHGCLHNCCYTQFGPQYPSLIKPEKYSGKRCGVSTSEISTIGSENQVKTYMDSSNGVRNASSNAYNKLSPGRDGSDTDMEPTASQSADCEPTPPVQRHGSKSNFFLPPVENSESPRHPPPSQHRHPMHHTRGSPHPRPRGMNGSRSHTPDPLSPEASGSPATASQRGQGQGGASPTTQRIKAIGVPTPLAISSPIRRSNPGTPTQVRRPDFIGVNDAPTYYDVQQGNNTGVGAASGAVVTGYSPQRRFLSESELVRQGTDHSYSRTNNTVDNIRELAGSPQRGVYMWKDNSPGSYPAPTGTANATTHQSPSQRPPPPYDYYRSNPTSPTQQLYVNNPRAAYHPAMRGGVPVFPPHQSPQVKRKATMATPTTPTSGDTRRRPMSFVRALEMTDSMEMVSAPNENRSQRPTTPTPDRASVYDMNYEISV, from the exons ATGCCGAAATGCGATGTAAAGACAAGGTATCTACCAGCTACGTTTGCCTGGACAGCCCTATTAAGCACCACGACACTCTTCTTCTGTTTTCC CTGTCAATATTACGTGTTTCGATGGGGGACATGGGTACCTGCTCTTCAAGGAGTCATTACCTTTTTTGTTTTGGCAAATTTTACACTAGCAACGTTTATGGATCCAGGTGTTATTCCAAAAG cACCTCCTGACGAGGATAGAGAAGATGATTTCCATGCTCcattatacaaaaatgtagaaatcAATGGCATTACAGTTCGTATGAAATGGTGTGTTACATGCAAGTTTTATAGACCTCCACGTTGTTCGCATTGCAGCGTGTGCAATCACTGTATCGAG acATTCGATCATCACTGCCCATGGGTAAATAATTGTATTGGTAGGAGGAATTACaggttcttttttttctttctcctgtCACTTAGTTTTCATATGCTCAGTATATTTGGACTTTGCCTATATTTTGTATTGGAACGTAAGCAACAGTTGGGCGAAGTGGATACTATCGTGGC acTCGTACTTATGGGAGTGGTTATACTTCTGTTCATTCCAATCTTTGGACTGACTGGCTTTCACGTAGTACTTGTTTCCAGAGGACGTACAACAAATGAACAGGTAACGGGTAAATTTAACGGAGGCTACAATCCTTTTTCTCATGGTTGCTTACACAATTGCTGTTATACGCAATTTGGACCGCAATACCCCAG TTTGATTAAGCCTGAAAAGTATTCAGGAAAACGGTGCGGAGTTTCTACATCTGAGATATCGACTATAGGCAGTGAGAACCAGGTAAAAACCTACATGGATAGCAGCAATGGTGTTAGAAATGCCAGTTCAAATGCTTACAATAAG TTGTCTCCTGGACGAGATGGGTCAGATACAGACATGGAACCTACCGCGTCGCAATCTGCGGATTGCGAACCCACACCTCCAGTACAAAGACATGGTTCCAAAAGCAATTTCTTCCTGCCACCTGTGGAGAATAGCGAATCTCCCAGGCACCCTCCACCATCGCAACATCGTCATCCAATGCATCACACTAGAGGCAGCCCTCACCCAAGGCcaag GGGAATGAACGGTTCTCGGAGCCATACGCCTGATCCTTTATCGCCAGAAGCAAGTGGTTCACCGGCCACGGCTTCTCAAAGAGGCCAAGGTCAAGGAGGCGCTAGTCCAACAACGCAACGGATTAAAGCTATTGGAGTACCAACTCCACTTGCAATTTCCAGTCCTATTCGCAG ATCAAATCCAGGTACGCCGACGCAGGTTCGTCGGCCAGATTTTATAGGAGTTAACGACGCACCGACTTATTACGATGTACAGCAAGGAAATAATACCGGTGTTGGTGCTGCTAGTGGTGCCGTGGTAACCGGTTATAGCCCGCAGCGACGGTTCTTGTCAGAAAGTGAGCTCGTTCGTCAAGGTACTGATCATTCATATTCAAGAACTAACAATACTGTCGACAATATCCGAGAATTAGCGGGTTCACCTCAACGTGGTGTCTATATGTGGAAAGATAATTCTCCTGGCAGCTATCCTGCTCCAACCGGTACGGCAAATGCAACGACGCATCAGTCACCCTCGCAAAGACCTCCACCACCGTACGATTATTACCGTTCTAATCCAACGAGTCCTACTCAACAATTGTACGTGAATAATCCTAGAGCGGCGTATCATCCTGCGATGAGGGGTGGAGTACCGGTCTTCCCACCGCATCAGTCGCCACAGGTGAAGCGAAAGGCCACGATGGCGACACCGACTACTCCGACATCGGGCGATACTCGACGCAGACCAATGTCTTTCGTTAGAGCTTTGGAAATGACGGATTCTATGGAAATGGTGTCAGCGCCTAATGAGAACAGATCACAACGGCCCACGACGCCGACACCGGATCGTGCTAGTGTTTATGATATGAACTATGAGATATCCGTATAG
- the Zdhhc8 gene encoding zinc finger DHHC-type containing 8 isoform X1: MPKCDVKTRYLPATFAWTALLSTTTLFFCFPCQYYVFRWGTWVPALQGVITFFVLANFTLATFMDPGVIPKAPPDEDREDDFHAPLYKNVEINGITVRMKWCVTCKFYRPPRCSHCSVCNHCIETFDHHCPWVNNCIGRRNYRFFFFFLLSLSFHMLSIFGLCLYFVLERKQQLGEVDTIVALVLMGVVILLFIPIFGLTGFHVVLVSRGRTTNEQVTGKFNGGYNPFSHGCLHNCCYTQFGPQYPSLIKPEKYSGKRCGVSTSEISTIGSENQVKTYMDSSNGVRNASSNAYNKLSPGRDGSDTDMEPTASQSADCEPTPPVQRHGSKSNFFLPPVENSESPRHPPPSQHRHPMHHTRGSPHPRPRYVVNTYRGMNGSRSHTPDPLSPEASGSPATASQRGQGQGGASPTTQRIKAIGVPTPLAISSPIRRSNPGTPTQVRRPDFIGVNDAPTYYDVQQGNNTGVGAASGAVVTGYSPQRRFLSESELVRQGTDHSYSRTNNTVDNIRELAGSPQRGVYMWKDNSPGSYPAPTGTANATTHQSPSQRPPPPYDYYRSNPTSPTQQLYVNNPRAAYHPAMRGGVPVFPPHQSPQVKRKATMATPTTPTSGDTRRRPMSFVRALEMTDSMEMVSAPNENRSQRPTTPTPDRASVYDMNYEISV, from the exons ATGCCGAAATGCGATGTAAAGACAAGGTATCTACCAGCTACGTTTGCCTGGACAGCCCTATTAAGCACCACGACACTCTTCTTCTGTTTTCC CTGTCAATATTACGTGTTTCGATGGGGGACATGGGTACCTGCTCTTCAAGGAGTCATTACCTTTTTTGTTTTGGCAAATTTTACACTAGCAACGTTTATGGATCCAGGTGTTATTCCAAAAG cACCTCCTGACGAGGATAGAGAAGATGATTTCCATGCTCcattatacaaaaatgtagaaatcAATGGCATTACAGTTCGTATGAAATGGTGTGTTACATGCAAGTTTTATAGACCTCCACGTTGTTCGCATTGCAGCGTGTGCAATCACTGTATCGAG acATTCGATCATCACTGCCCATGGGTAAATAATTGTATTGGTAGGAGGAATTACaggttcttttttttctttctcctgtCACTTAGTTTTCATATGCTCAGTATATTTGGACTTTGCCTATATTTTGTATTGGAACGTAAGCAACAGTTGGGCGAAGTGGATACTATCGTGGC acTCGTACTTATGGGAGTGGTTATACTTCTGTTCATTCCAATCTTTGGACTGACTGGCTTTCACGTAGTACTTGTTTCCAGAGGACGTACAACAAATGAACAGGTAACGGGTAAATTTAACGGAGGCTACAATCCTTTTTCTCATGGTTGCTTACACAATTGCTGTTATACGCAATTTGGACCGCAATACCCCAG TTTGATTAAGCCTGAAAAGTATTCAGGAAAACGGTGCGGAGTTTCTACATCTGAGATATCGACTATAGGCAGTGAGAACCAGGTAAAAACCTACATGGATAGCAGCAATGGTGTTAGAAATGCCAGTTCAAATGCTTACAATAAG TTGTCTCCTGGACGAGATGGGTCAGATACAGACATGGAACCTACCGCGTCGCAATCTGCGGATTGCGAACCCACACCTCCAGTACAAAGACATGGTTCCAAAAGCAATTTCTTCCTGCCACCTGTGGAGAATAGCGAATCTCCCAGGCACCCTCCACCATCGCAACATCGTCATCCAATGCATCACACTAGAGGCAGCCCTCACCCAAGGCcaag GTACGTTGTCAATACCTATAGGGGAATGAACGGTTCTCGGAGCCATACGCCTGATCCTTTATCGCCAGAAGCAAGTGGTTCACCGGCCACGGCTTCTCAAAGAGGCCAAGGTCAAGGAGGCGCTAGTCCAACAACGCAACGGATTAAAGCTATTGGAGTACCAACTCCACTTGCAATTTCCAGTCCTATTCGCAG ATCAAATCCAGGTACGCCGACGCAGGTTCGTCGGCCAGATTTTATAGGAGTTAACGACGCACCGACTTATTACGATGTACAGCAAGGAAATAATACCGGTGTTGGTGCTGCTAGTGGTGCCGTGGTAACCGGTTATAGCCCGCAGCGACGGTTCTTGTCAGAAAGTGAGCTCGTTCGTCAAGGTACTGATCATTCATATTCAAGAACTAACAATACTGTCGACAATATCCGAGAATTAGCGGGTTCACCTCAACGTGGTGTCTATATGTGGAAAGATAATTCTCCTGGCAGCTATCCTGCTCCAACCGGTACGGCAAATGCAACGACGCATCAGTCACCCTCGCAAAGACCTCCACCACCGTACGATTATTACCGTTCTAATCCAACGAGTCCTACTCAACAATTGTACGTGAATAATCCTAGAGCGGCGTATCATCCTGCGATGAGGGGTGGAGTACCGGTCTTCCCACCGCATCAGTCGCCACAGGTGAAGCGAAAGGCCACGATGGCGACACCGACTACTCCGACATCGGGCGATACTCGACGCAGACCAATGTCTTTCGTTAGAGCTTTGGAAATGACGGATTCTATGGAAATGGTGTCAGCGCCTAATGAGAACAGATCACAACGGCCCACGACGCCGACACCGGATCGTGCTAGTGTTTATGATATGAACTATGAGATATCCGTATAG
- the Tpnc25d gene encoding troponin C at 25D isoform X2 — protein sequence MAVMRKAFQMFDTTKSGFIDTLKISTILNTMGQLFDDADLNAIIAENDPEGTGKVNFDTFCKIAGRFLEEEDAEAMQEELKEAFRLYDREGNGYITTATLKEILAALDDKLTSADLDGIIAEIDTDGSGTVDFDEFMEMMTGE from the exons ATGGCTGTGATGCGAAAAGCGTTCCAAATGTTCGATACGACGAAAAGCGGCTTCATCGACACGCTGAAGATTTCAACGATATTGAACACGATGGGTCAACTGTTCGATGATGCAGATTTGAACGCTATCATCGCGGAGAACGATCCAGAAGGGACTGGTAAGGTGAACTTCGATACCTTCTGCAAAATCGCTGGTCGATTcttagaagaagaagatgccGAGGCGATGCAGGAAGAATTGAAAGAGGCCTTCCGTTTGTACGATCGCGAAGGAAACGGATACATCACGACGGCTACGTTAAAGGAAATTCTTGCTGCTCTGGATGACAAGCTCACTAGCGCGGATTTAGACGGTATAATTGCTGAAATTGATACTGATGGATCGGGCACAGTTGATTTCGATG aattcaTGGAGATGATGACCGGAGAATAA
- the Tpnc25d gene encoding troponin C at 25D isoform X1, with protein sequence MEEDEQKMAVMRKAFQMFDTTKSGFIDTLKISTILNTMGQLFDDADLNAIIAENDPEGTGKVNFDTFCKIAGRFLEEEDAEAMQEELKEAFRLYDREGNGYITTATLKEILAALDDKLTSADLDGIIAEIDTDGSGTVDFDEFMEMMTGE encoded by the exons ATG GAGGAAGATGAGCAAAAAATGGCTGTGATGCGAAAAGCGTTCCAAATGTTCGATACGACGAAAAGCGGCTTCATCGACACGCTGAAGATTTCAACGATATTGAACACGATGGGTCAACTGTTCGATGATGCAGATTTGAACGCTATCATCGCGGAGAACGATCCAGAAGGGACTGGTAAGGTGAACTTCGATACCTTCTGCAAAATCGCTGGTCGATTcttagaagaagaagatgccGAGGCGATGCAGGAAGAATTGAAAGAGGCCTTCCGTTTGTACGATCGCGAAGGAAACGGATACATCACGACGGCTACGTTAAAGGAAATTCTTGCTGCTCTGGATGACAAGCTCACTAGCGCGGATTTAGACGGTATAATTGCTGAAATTGATACTGATGGATCGGGCACAGTTGATTTCGATG aattcaTGGAGATGATGACCGGAGAATAA
- the Zdhhc8 gene encoding zinc finger DHHC-type containing 8 isoform X3, translating into MPKCDVKTRYLPATFAWTALLSTTTLFFCFPCQYYVFRWGTWVPALQGVITFFVLANFTLATFMDPGVIPKAPPDEDREDDFHAPLYKNVEINGITVRMKWCVTCKFYRPPRCSHCSVCNHCIETFDHHCPWVNNCIGRRNYRFFFFFLLSLSFHMLSIFGLCLYFVLERKQQLGEVDTIVALVLMGVVILLFIPIFGLTGFHVVLVSRGRTTNEQVTGKFNGGYNPFSHGCLHNCCYTQFGPQYPSLIKPEKYSGKRCGVSTSEISTIGSENQVKTYMDSSNGVRNASSNAYNKLSPGRDGSDTDMEPTASQSADCEPTPPVQRHGSKSNFFLPPVENSESPRHPPPSQHRHPMHHTRGSPHPRPRYVVNTYRGMNGSRSHTPDPLSPEASGSPATASQRGQGQGGASPTTQRIKAIGVPTPLAISSPIRRSNPGTPTQVRRPDFIGVNDAPTYYDVQQGNNTGVGAASGAVVTGYSPQRRFLSESELVRQDNSPGSYPAPTGTANATTHQSPSQRPPPPYDYYRSNPTSPTQQLYVNNPRAAYHPAMRGGVPVFPPHQSPQVKRKATMATPTTPTSGDTRRRPMSFVRALEMTDSMEMVSAPNENRSQRPTTPTPDRASVYDMNYEISV; encoded by the exons ATGCCGAAATGCGATGTAAAGACAAGGTATCTACCAGCTACGTTTGCCTGGACAGCCCTATTAAGCACCACGACACTCTTCTTCTGTTTTCC CTGTCAATATTACGTGTTTCGATGGGGGACATGGGTACCTGCTCTTCAAGGAGTCATTACCTTTTTTGTTTTGGCAAATTTTACACTAGCAACGTTTATGGATCCAGGTGTTATTCCAAAAG cACCTCCTGACGAGGATAGAGAAGATGATTTCCATGCTCcattatacaaaaatgtagaaatcAATGGCATTACAGTTCGTATGAAATGGTGTGTTACATGCAAGTTTTATAGACCTCCACGTTGTTCGCATTGCAGCGTGTGCAATCACTGTATCGAG acATTCGATCATCACTGCCCATGGGTAAATAATTGTATTGGTAGGAGGAATTACaggttcttttttttctttctcctgtCACTTAGTTTTCATATGCTCAGTATATTTGGACTTTGCCTATATTTTGTATTGGAACGTAAGCAACAGTTGGGCGAAGTGGATACTATCGTGGC acTCGTACTTATGGGAGTGGTTATACTTCTGTTCATTCCAATCTTTGGACTGACTGGCTTTCACGTAGTACTTGTTTCCAGAGGACGTACAACAAATGAACAGGTAACGGGTAAATTTAACGGAGGCTACAATCCTTTTTCTCATGGTTGCTTACACAATTGCTGTTATACGCAATTTGGACCGCAATACCCCAG TTTGATTAAGCCTGAAAAGTATTCAGGAAAACGGTGCGGAGTTTCTACATCTGAGATATCGACTATAGGCAGTGAGAACCAGGTAAAAACCTACATGGATAGCAGCAATGGTGTTAGAAATGCCAGTTCAAATGCTTACAATAAG TTGTCTCCTGGACGAGATGGGTCAGATACAGACATGGAACCTACCGCGTCGCAATCTGCGGATTGCGAACCCACACCTCCAGTACAAAGACATGGTTCCAAAAGCAATTTCTTCCTGCCACCTGTGGAGAATAGCGAATCTCCCAGGCACCCTCCACCATCGCAACATCGTCATCCAATGCATCACACTAGAGGCAGCCCTCACCCAAGGCcaag GTACGTTGTCAATACCTATAGGGGAATGAACGGTTCTCGGAGCCATACGCCTGATCCTTTATCGCCAGAAGCAAGTGGTTCACCGGCCACGGCTTCTCAAAGAGGCCAAGGTCAAGGAGGCGCTAGTCCAACAACGCAACGGATTAAAGCTATTGGAGTACCAACTCCACTTGCAATTTCCAGTCCTATTCGCAG ATCAAATCCAGGTACGCCGACGCAGGTTCGTCGGCCAGATTTTATAGGAGTTAACGACGCACCGACTTATTACGATGTACAGCAAGGAAATAATACCGGTGTTGGTGCTGCTAGTGGTGCCGTGGTAACCGGTTATAGCCCGCAGCGACGGTTCTTGTCAGAAAGTGAGCTCGTTCGTCAAG ATAATTCTCCTGGCAGCTATCCTGCTCCAACCGGTACGGCAAATGCAACGACGCATCAGTCACCCTCGCAAAGACCTCCACCACCGTACGATTATTACCGTTCTAATCCAACGAGTCCTACTCAACAATTGTACGTGAATAATCCTAGAGCGGCGTATCATCCTGCGATGAGGGGTGGAGTACCGGTCTTCCCACCGCATCAGTCGCCACAGGTGAAGCGAAAGGCCACGATGGCGACACCGACTACTCCGACATCGGGCGATACTCGACGCAGACCAATGTCTTTCGTTAGAGCTTTGGAAATGACGGATTCTATGGAAATGGTGTCAGCGCCTAATGAGAACAGATCACAACGGCCCACGACGCCGACACCGGATCGTGCTAGTGTTTATGATATGAACTATGAGATATCCGTATAG
- the LOC139996200 gene encoding uncharacterized protein — protein MMARSRKDSTGKSDSEVTDKENKRERGRERDRKKRAASTSSSGSSSSDSSSGSSSTSSGSSSRSSSTSSTTSTSSASSSGSSRDRGRKRSRSKSVDASRRHDNKEKEREKERERERDRDRDRDRDREKDKKKSSNSVIDKPKPKGRSRSPSPRRKRRERSPIPRPTKIHIGHLTRNVTKEHIMEIFSTYGQIKMVDFAMDKLHPNQGRGFAYVEFETADEAENAMKHMDGGQIDGQEITAAPVLLPKPRPLPMRRMSPLMGRRAPPRWGGGGRNTPPRYRRRSPPINRRRSPRPPRRRPRTRSRSPPNNPRHRHRRYTRSSSSSSR, from the exons ATGAT GGCACGCAGCCGTAAAGATAGTACGGGTAAAAGTGACTCTGAAGTCACtgataaagaaaataagaggGAAAGAGGTAGAGAAAGGGATAGAAAAAAGCGGGCTGCCTCAACGTCCAGCAGTGGCAGTAG TTCTTCCGATAGTAGCTCAGGATCGTCGTCCACGAGCAGTGGAAGCAGTTCCAGATCAAGCTCTACTTCTAGTACTACCTCTACCAGTTCGGCAAGTTCTTCTGGAAGTTCTAGGGATAGGGGAAGAAAACGAAGCAGAAGCAAGAGTGTAGATGCTTCGCGTAGACacgataataaagaaaaagaaagggaaaaggaaagagaaagagaaagggataGAGACAGGGACAGAGACAGggacagagagaaagataaaaagaagagcAGTAATTCTGTAATCGATAAACCGAAACCCAAAGGACGCTCTAg ATCACCTTCACCACGCAGAAAACGTAGGGAAAGATCACCGATTCCTAGACcaacaaaaatacatattgGACATCTAACCCGTAATGTTACTAAAGAACAtattatggaaattttttCTACGTATGGTCAGATAAAAATGGTCGATTTTGCAATGGATAAGCTTCATCCAAATCAAGGACGAGGCTTTGCTTATGTGGAATTCGAAACAGCGGATGAAGCTGAGAATGCAATGAAACACATGGATGGTG GACAAATAGATGGTCAGGAAATTACTGCTGCCCCAGTATTATTACCAAAACCACGACCGTTACCGATGCGGAGGATGTCACCTTTAATGGGAAGAAGAGCGCCTCCACGATGGGGTGGTGGAGGTAGAAATACTCCTCCTCGTTATCGGAGACGTTCACCGCCAATTAATCGTCGCAGAAGCCCACGGCCACCAAGACGTAGACCAAGAACTCGTTCGCGTAGTCCCCCAAATAATCCACGACATCGGCACCGTCGCTACACGAGATCAAGCTCTAGCAGTTCTCGATAG